In Gossypium arboreum isolate Shixiya-1 chromosome 3, ASM2569848v2, whole genome shotgun sequence, the sequence AAGGAATTGGGGTTATCACATAGTTAAGTGACTTATTAATGTAGTTGACccaaaaattaatatatgaaGGAATTAATAAACATACCTCAACACCTCAGGCAATTCTTGAGGCTGGGGAGGATCAGGAGCCATCATGCAGAAACAGGTATCTCTCCAGTTCGCAAATGGAGCTGTATACAAGTCAAAGTTGCTCTGATATCTAAACCTGCTTCCCGACTCTCTTACGTAATACTTTTTCTTCACCTCAATATCTTGCTCGAAAAATCTTCGAACCCTATCTTTCATCTCTTCAAGAACACTTATAGGTATTCCATGGTTGACAATCTGGAAGAAGCCCCATGTCTCTGATGCATGCCTGACTTGGTCACTGATCTCTTTATGCCGCCGTGGATCATCTTCGATCCCTTGTAGATCAATAACTGGAATATTGTATTGGGTTTTCTTGGTTGTCTCTAAAGTGTTCGATGAAATGTCTGAACGGATGAACATACGAGGAACCTTAGTGATTCCAGCATCTACCAGACCTTTGACACCGGCTTTTGAATTGTCGAATGCTTTCAGTTCTTTTTCTCTGTCGTAGTTGTTGGAATCATCATGAACTTCAGCTCCACTGGTGACCACCATTTTTTCACTGTGTTTTGTTCCTTCCGTTTTAATGTAACAAAAGCATTTGAAATTTTCTGAGAATGACAAATGAAGTTAAAAAGCATGGAAATTTGTTTATCAGTAATGCGGATGGTAATCAGCCACGTCGAAAACGATAAGATCGATGATAGCTGCTTGGTCCCATGCTccgaaattttaaataatattttataatatattaaattttacaaaattaaaccATGCATTataaaaccttaaaaattaataatatttataaaattacaatatATGTtagttatattataaaattatggaattataattaaaaacaggaaaatagttataaaattaaaagagATGTAAGAGCAGTAAAAAAAGCATGTCCGACGGAGTTTTGGTCTCTGGTGTTTCTTTGGGACGCGCTACAAAGAAAATCCGAATGAGGTCGAATGAACCTCTTAATCCTAATGATCCTATTGTGGATGAGCTGGGTAGGACGGTATTATCAGGGGGGGAATCCTCTGTTTCATGGAAAGACAATCTATTAGGCCAGGTTGAGATCAATGGACCTTCTAAGGATAAGGAAGATTTCAAGTTGAATGATGGTGATGTTTCAAAggatgataatactctaaaatgacgtgtttttatatattaatcatgtgtttattttgagcttgagcctactaatttgagctatttatgtctttttatcttttagggactaaattggaggcgaaaagtaaattcaagggaaaaagcgtcaatttggagattaaatgggccaatatgcaacgtggaacaaatatggtgccaaaagtgcgaacatggaaggcacaaggatttaaaagcaaatagaagagattttattttggaagactctattttcttttattctattaggataattaatattaagataattattaggattattcaaatttaggattttattttaattatctttgtttatctttaattaaatgtatttatctttttagaatttaagttcaattagactatccccctagcactataaataaggggtgaagtgactctatttggggcatctttttctgtaaacactctcccccaaaagtcttttgttctttcatatttcttttcaataaaatttctttttccatatttttatttatttactttcctccattatcatgagccactaaaaacccttctagccaaaagttgtcaatatttcccaaAAGGGTtattgaggcctagaatccgtgattagccttctcgccaagtattcatcgtttctcactTTACGGGTGGACttagtccatggcccttaagtaaGCTTTTCAAAGATATGCAAAGGCGGTACTttatatgttttggaaggatctgcatagtcggttcgttaacttctgcgtcgaggttggcgagccaaagagataaaatggcgtgggattcgccattgaagcgttgatctagcatagattcctggctagagtcaggttctcTAAAAACCGtaaatctaatctttggagctggtggtcgtaggcgtcctcttccactataactggcttacttgagtcgagaaggattatccaaaagccaaggattgagcccaaggcggaatgagacaaccgaggtggaactttcccataagaatttcttttctcttaaaactctctttattatttttattattttcgtaatcataatttcagtaaactttaaattctgtttttattttattttcgcttcttaaatcaattcttaaattcattttttattttttccagaacgcagttttcttgggcacgattacGCTTGAGATTTCTAGAGACAAGCATTCAGATAATCCGGTcccgaggattcgaccctacttcccttttactatttctttttcattattttatagggaataggatatttttggtgcacTCAAtgaccgcatcaaattttggcgccatTTCCGGGGACCGGCaacatactaatcttgtttttctttgttttctatgaccagatctgctccaggtACTCTTGCGTTCGACTTAGAAATCGAAAAGACTGCGAAAGCTAATCGAAAGGAAACAAAACTAAGGAAAAAGCAGTCAGTGGTGGTTGGAACTCAAAGCAATCTACCGCCAGAAATTAGAATCGACGACGaagtagagtctagggttaacgaaaaccctactcaaacgttAGAAAGTAAAGAAGAAGAAGTCGATTCCCCTGAAGAAGTGTTAAACACTAAGGTtgacgaaaaccctaatttaacacctcaacttatggctcagacaattggcaactggccgaagcgccgacagaacaaccgccactatgcatcgcgtatcctactatggatactaattttgaattaaagtcaggcttgattcagctactgccaactttccgtgggttacaaaatgaaaacccccacaagcatttaaaagaatttcatatggtttgtttgagtatAAAACtgggggtaactgaggatcaaattaaattgcgcgctttccctttttccctagcagattcagccagggaatggttattttatttacctcttgatccattacaacttgggctgatctaTCTCGTTTATTCCTTAACAGGTTTTTCCCTGCATCACGAGCagctgagttaagaagagaaattgtgggcataaggcaaaaagacgcagagactctatacgactattgggagcgatttaagaagttgtgtgcaagttgcccacaacacggtataacggaacagtctttgctccaagacttttatgaaggcttgaaacctatgaagatgaatatggtagatgcaTGAGTGGAGGAgttagtcaacatgactccacaacCACAAGGGACTTAATCTCCACAATGGTGCAAATTCCCAGCAATTTCGAGCCAATCTGAACCacctagaagggttcaccagctaagtaattctaccattgaagatagacttgatagacttactaatattgtgaattccTTATTACGAAAAATCAAACCAGCCCGAGTATgtggaatatgtgctacaccGAACATACGATGATGCGTGCTCTAGTCGTGTGGCGATTCTATGGCCCATTTAGATCTTTGTGGGAAATTTTCCGGCTACCACAAAGACGATCGACCCTTACGCCAATACCTACAACCCGGGATGGAGGGACCACCTAATTTTAGTTATGGGGCTAATCCATGATATAACCACCATACCAAAATCGAGCCCCACAACAATGCAAGATTCGGTAATTCtttagaaactttggtcaataaattagcaactaatgtccttgattttcaaCAAGAAACTCTCAATTTCTAAAGAGAAATGAAGGGTTTTCAGCAGAAACCAAGCATCCATAAGGAGTTAaccacatcaattgagaaattaaactctCAAGGAAGCGCCATCACAAATGTAACCAAACCCGAGGCGTAATGCGAATGCAGTAACGTTACGAAGCGGAAAGATCCTGGAACCAGTTCCTGGCAAGAATCTTGGTCAAGAAATCGCCCAGGAAACTCCAGGAAACGACGAACAGATCTGAGCGAAACCTTCACTGCCGAAAATCCAACCTCTATTCCCAGGACGATTAAATCAGTgtcgaaaaagtaaggaagacaagaagatcctcgaaacattcaggaatgttgAGATCAACTTACCACTGTTAGATGCCATTAAACAGATTCcgcggtatgccaagttcctcaaagaactttgcactaacaaacgaaaactaacaggtaatgaaaaggtaagtgttggtgagaatgtttcCGCAGTTCTACAGCGAAAAATGCCGgttaaatgcaaagataggggtatgttcgctattccatgcaaaattggccatttgggaattaagaaggctatgtgtgatttaggggcctccataaatgtaatgccttattctatttatgaatcacttaaagcaggttttttgacaaagacaggTGTTACCATTCAGTTGGCAGACAGGTCCATTGTGCATCCCGAAGGGGTCCTCGAGGATGTATTAGTCAAAGTCAATGGGCTTATCTTCCCtgcagatttttatgtgataaaaatggaggaGGATAACGTTCCTgggtcttcagacatcttgttgaggtgacctttccttagtactgcGAATACTAAGATTGATGTACAAAGTGGAACCCTCACGATGGAGTTTGACGGGGAGATTGTGAAGTTTAACGTTTATGGAactattagtcacccaagtgaagtcttggacgtaaaccgtgtcgacataattgactcatcagtagaaaaaacttttgagtcatcttatggagataaacctaaaatgatgtttgatgattttgaatctgttaataaattattggctcccatgaatactaaacttctacctcCTGTTATGCAGGCACCAGATCTGAAATTAAATCCACTTCCTGAACATCTCAAATGCacatttttggagaatgatgagaCTATTGCCGACTTAAAAGGGATCAGCCTCTTAGAGGAAAATATGGAACCAAAGAAAGAGGCGCAAGGACGATTAAACCCAAATATGGTGGACGTGTTAAAAAATGAGAATTTCCAAGCTCATAAGAACAAAAGAATTCAGTTGGAACAGCCCCAATAATAGTTGAGGCGTCAAGCtagcgacgttaaacaagcgcttgttgggaggcaacccaatctttctttttatttttatttttatttttattttttttcttttattatttattattttcttttatttttattttattttagttaaatattaataAGTTTCTCTTCTTCCATCTAGGTGAAATGAAGCGAAAAtacgaagaaaaaaaaaagacagaaaGTGTGCACCAAAACAACCCTATCCATGCTGTCAAACAGTTCTATTCCAGCCCAGAATGCCATATCTCTGCAGCCAAACAGTCCTATTCTAGCCTTAGAATCCCCAAAACCTGCAGCCAAACACCCCTTTTCAGCAAATAAAACCCCCAAACCTTACATTTTTTTTCCCCCAAATTTCTCCATAACCGCCGACTGCTTTCTCCTCCACCACCCACCGCCGATTTCTTAGCCACATGGTGAGAACCCGAAGCCGAACCAACATTGCACACATCACTCACCCCGTCTCCACCTCTTGCCGCTTcgccatcttcttctccaccatGTGCGCCAACCGACGGTAACTACATGGGGagtttttctaaacttttttttttctctccacctatttgttttccttttactttcacatcgaggactatgtgttttaagtgggGAGGCATTCTTCGTTGTTACTGTTATTATCTGCTATTTTTGCTGTCATATTGTTGTTCTTTGTTGTTTTGTGCTCGTTTACGCctatttattttaagaatatccTGCTTgcttttcatgcccaagattttACCAGAATTGCCTCTTGTTTGACTTTCATGCATGATTCTTACCTTCTAAGGAAGTTATGATTTTTCCCATAATTGATTccatctccactgttttatttttattaggctaaaaataattgtgattaatttggttaattcTATCTTGCTTTTCGTAAAATTGATCAAGTTTAATATGAAGTGAACACTtaaatgattgcatgcttaattaatgttcatggctattaggtgattattaaaacttatttttgacacttaattttttttctttcctgagttctcaagaattttaaatatcgtttaatttttaataaatgttttccatggttatgagtacagcttagatcgtgactgactgagtaaccggggtagggtgcttgggttgtcattctacttcgTGTCAAAAGCTTGTGTGACGTGACAAGTAAAACTCCGCTAGCCGAGGTTATGAGTATGGCTCAAATCGTGACtgactgagtaaccggggtagggtgcttgggttgtcattctacttcgcgtcaaaaggttgtgtgacgtgttgggtaaaactccgctaaccggaaataaataattttaggagtatgttgggctgagtaaccggggtggggtgcttaggttgtcatctctcttcgcgtcaaaaggtttaatatattcttaagtaaataaataataaaatttaaaaaaagaaaaaaaaagaaaaaaagaaaaaaaaaagaagaaaaaaataagtactaataaagttgcacttcggggactaaaggaggaaataattaaggtgtcttagtaggtttggtaatttacctaaatggcataactcaaatcgattttaatttttgtgtgaaataattggaatactttttctgttttacttaaagcaagcttagaggtctctttatttttcatatgcgttTTTAACTAACttttatgaaactttggagtggtaTTTCTTTTATGGCGAATCTAGCTTTCACGAtcgataggaaccatacttgagggcaagcatgggctaagtaggggaatttgataatactctaaaatgacgtgttttatatattaatcatgtgtttattttgagcttgagcctactaatttgagctatttatgtctttttatcttttagggactaaattggaggcgaaaagtaaattcaagggaaaaagcgtcaatttggagattaaatgggccaatatgcaacgtggaacaaatatggtgccaaaagtgcgaacatggaaggcacgaggacttaaaagcaaatagaaaagattttattttggaagactctattttcttttattctattaggataattaatattaagataattattaggattattcaaatttaggattttattttaattatctttgtttatctttaattaaatgtatttatctttttagaatttaagttcaattagactatcccccaagcactataaatagggggtgaagtgactctatttggggcatctttttctgtaaacactctcccccaaaagtcttttgttctttcatatttcttttcaataaaatttctttttccatatttttatttatttactttccctccattatcatgagccactaaaaaacccttctagccaaaagttgtcaatatttccccaaaaaaggttattgaggcctagaatccgtacttagccttctcgccaagtatttatcgtttctccgcactacgggctgacacttccgtccatggcccttaagaagtaagcttttcagcatatgcaaaggcggccactttgtatgttttggaaggatcgcatagtcggttcgttaacttctcATACgtcgaggttggcgagccaaagagacaaaatggcgtgggattagccattgagaagcgttgatctagcatagattcttGGCTAGAGTCGGGTCCCTAAAACCGtaaatctaatctttggagctggtggtcgtggcgtcctcttccactataactggcttacttgagtcgagaaggattatccaaaagccaaggattgagcccaaggcggaatgagacaaccgaggtggaactttcccataagaatttcttttctcttaaaactctctttattatttttattattttcgtaatcataatttgataaactttaaattctgttttattttattttcgcttcttaaatcaattcttaaattacattttttattttttcgagaACGCAGTTTTCTTGGCACGATTCGCCTGAGATTTCTagagacaagcattcgtataatccggtccctgaggattcgaccctacttcccctttactatttctttttcattattttacagggaataggatatttttggtgctctcaacgaccgcatcaaagGAGGTGATTGATGGCATCCCTTCAATTACTTTCTCTGAACGTATTCATAATTTCATTGCCCAGCGAATGGCCAAGACAGTGATTGTGAAACTTTTGGGTCGAAAGATTTCTTACCACACCATATCGAATAAGCTCCAAGTGATATGAAAAATAAATCAAGCATTAAAGGTCCTTGACTTGGAGAATGATTTTTTTCGGTTTGTTTTCAAAACGAGAGTGAATACATTGCTACAATTTCGGGAGGACCGTGGACAATCTTTTGTCATTACTTAATGGTTAGGCCATGGTCACGGAGCTTCTCAACTGACCAAGCGCAACCCAACAATCTGTTGGTTTGGGTTAGGCTCCCTGGCTTACCAGAAGGGATGTATACCTCAAGTCTACTAAAATGTATTGGTGGGTGATTGGCCCGGTCGctagaatagattagaatactgACAATAGAGCTAGAGGACAATTTTCCCGAATTGCGATTTATGTTAACTTGGATCAGCCGCTAGTGTCTAAGATCTTAATTAATGGTAGGATCCAACGTGTGGAATACGAGTCCTTACCTGTAGTATGCTTCGATTGTGGAAGATATCGGCACAGTAGAGAGATTTACTCTTTTAGATCGGATAAGGAGAAGGTACAGTATGCGGAGGAGGAGGTGTCTGCAAGCCCAAAGTGTGTTGAGGAGGGCAGATATGGTCCTTGGATGCTACTTGAACGGAAGCATAGGAAAAGAATCCGATCGATCCCGAAAAAATCAGCTCGAGATACGATGGCCGGCGAGAGTAAAGGGTCTAGATTTGTTTTGTTATGTGAGAATCTGGGTGATGATGTGGGGGGTTTTGCTTAAGACATTAATGTGGGAGATTCGATTCAGCTTGATAAAGTACAAATAGAGGACGATAGGGCGCGAATTAAGGACGATAAGAGAGAAAGTTTAAATAAACGACAATTTGTTGTTAATGTCAGTGGGAGGAATAAGAGCAAGAATAAATCCCTTAATAAGGGGAAGAGTCCAATGCTAGAGGGTAGGCTGAAAGTTGGCCGTAAGATTTCGAAACCATCTAACTCTATTAGTCGGTCTTCCTCTAGCCTGGCTAAGAATCCATTTGATGATGGATCTAAGATGAGACCCATTCTACTTGGGGAAAACATGGGGAAATTTCATTTTCAAGCAGCAGGCCCAAAATTAGATGGGGAGAAAACATGGCAGTGATTTTTCCCTCCAGTGAAAGGAAGAATGCAGTAGGTACGAGTGCCCAGAAAAATAAGCCTTCTAACTTTTTAATTCGTACAGGGGAGAATTCAGACCAACAATCAAATGAACGAAATGGAAGAGAGATGGGGGAAAATACTGGGCAAGAACCTCCCATTTCGAATTTTAATTTTGAGCCATCGATACCGGTTGTGGAAGCAGTGGAAGGAATTATCTATGGGTTACATAGTCACGTGGGTGAAAACCCTGATAAAGGGGCTGATGTGGTGGTGGGCGATGTTTCAAATGATGAGTCTCTGAAGGATGCTGATAGAGTTTGAGTTCGAGGTAAGCGCTTTCCTCTATtccttttattttagattttatgaCAGTAGATTTTTGGTTTCTGTTTTGAAATTTCCAAGGTTGTGGTCATCACGTTTCAATAAGATGTTGAAAGAATATTTTAGAGAGTTTAGATTAGATTTCGTTGCTATGTTTGAAGTTAGAATAAGTGGTGCTCGGGCTGAAGTTGTGATTGCTAAGTTGGGGTTTGATTACTCTTTTAGAGTAGAAGCAACAGGGTTTGCTGGTGGCATTTGGTTATTGTGGAATGAGGGCTCGAGTGTGGAATTTTTTGAGGCACATCTTCAATTTATTCATGTGCGAATCCGGGACCGAAGGTGCTGCAGACCTTTCCTATGTACAGCAGTTTATGCAAGTCCCCACTCAGGCTTAAGGACTCAGTTATCGGAAGGACTTGATCTCTTAGCTACTATAATTAATGAACCTTGGATTTTGGCAAGTGGCTTCAACGTGGTTATGAGTGCTGATGAACGCCAATGTGGAGCTATTAATAGTAAAATCGAATGTTCTCGATTTAGGAATTTTTTTTGTAACCATGGTTTCTTTGATTTGGGTTTCCGAGGACCAAAATTTACGTGGAGTAAGGGGCAGCTTTTCCCGAGACTTGGTTGGGCTTTCTGCAATAGTGAGTGGCAAACTTTTGCTCCCAATACCACAGTTCAACACCTTTATAAGTTAAAATCTGATCATTGTCCCTTGATGGTCTCCATGAATCCGGAAAAGGTTGAAAATGAAACTCGACCTTTTCGTTTCCTAGCAAGTTGGTTGTCTCATCTCGAATTCAAGGATGTAGTTGCGAAGGGTTAGAGCTCTGACAATGTCAGAGTTCTGACAATGGCATTATGCAAAATCTTGAGGTTTTTTCGAAGTCAATATAGGTTTAGAACAAGTCTATGTTTGGTAATATCTTTGACAGGAAAAAGATGAAGTTGAGAGAACTTGAGCATATGTAAAGGGCTTTGGAAAGAAGATACAGCACTAAACTTAGTTTTAGAGAATCCGAAATTTGACTTGAGTTAGAACACATTTTAAATCAGGAAGAACTACTTTGGTTTCAAAAATCTCAAAGTGAATGGCTTTTGAATGGAAATCGAAACACTGTTTTTTTTCACAATTGCACAGTAAAGTGAAGGCGGCAAAATAAAATTGAAGCTCTACTAATTGAAGGGTCTGAATGATGTTTTGATAACGATATGCTACGGAGGCATGCGACAGATTATTTCTCCAAGCTGTATACAGTGGATAGTTATTTGACAGGGAGTTTTCCTGTACGTGGGCGTTTCTCGAGACTCAAGTCGAATGTCATAACAGACTTATTGGCTGAGGTCATTGAAGAAGAGGTTCGTCGGGCTGTTTTTAGCATGAATCCTCTTAAGGCACCTGGGGTGGACGGCTTTCACGCCAAATTTTACCAAGCCAATTGGGAGGTTGTGGGGGTCAGTGTGTTTAATCTAGTCAAATGTGTTTTCTTGGGAGAATGATTGGATCCAAGGGTTAAGAAGACCCTTTTAGTGCTTATCCCCAAGTTTTTTGGAGCTGAAACAATCAATCAATTCCGTCCCATTAGTGTGTGCAATGTATTGTACAAGATAATCACCAAGACGATTGTAATTCGCCTCCGACAAGCTATGCAAACGCTGGTTAAGCAAAACCAATCAAGTGTTATTGCTTTACGGAACATTTCGGACAATATAATCATAGTACAGGAAATTATTCATTCCATGAAGACCACAAAGAGTAAAAAAGGGTGGATGGTAGTCAAAGTGGATCTTGAGAAGGCGTATGACAGGATTTGGTGGGATTTTCTTGAGGATACTTTGCATGACGTTGGTTTGCCGGCAACAATAGTGCAAACTATTATGCACTGTGTTTCATCATCTACTTTACAACTACTCTGGAATGGTTCTCTCTCAGAAGAATTTAGCCCATCTAGAGGTGTGCATCAAGGGGATCCGCTATCTCCCTATTTATTTGTTCTTGGCATGGAGCGCCTGGGTCATTTTATTGAGAATTAAGCTGAAAAAAGGGTTTGGGAACCAATTAAGCTTTCACGACGAGGACCGGACATCTCTCATCTCTTTTTTACCGGTAATCTTTTA encodes:
- the LOC108475224 gene encoding uncharacterized protein LOC108475224 is translated as MLKEYFREFRLDFVAMFEVRISGARAEVVIAKLGFDYSFRVEATGFAGGIWLLWNEGSSVEFFEAHLQFIHVRIRDRRCCRPFLCTAVYASPHSGLRTQLSEGLDLLATIINEPWILASGFNVVMSADERQCGAINSKIECSRFRNFFCNHGFFDLGFRGPKFTWSKGQLFPRLGWAFCNSEWQTFAPNTTVQHLYKLKSDHCPLMVSMNPEKVENETRPFRFLASWLSHLEFKDVVAKG